CCACCTTAAAGTTAAAAAACACACCATGAAACACACTCTAAAATCATACTAAAATAAATCTAACAGTTGCATGCGTGTCTGATTTTGTTTATACATGTGGAAACAACttatttgaactctgatttcggcACTGTGAATTCCTCAGAAATTTTTGAAAATTAGCGGGATACCTATTATAATTGTAATGTATGCcatcatgaaaaaaaattgggttataatttctccaagtgtCGAAAATAGAAAACACCTCTACCGCAGGGACAAAAATACTCCTACGGTTGGGGCAAAAGTGATGCCCCTACCCAATAAAATTCCTATATATATTCAATCTTTCTCATTTTTAagaaatcaaaattttaaaaataaataaaatttagaggaaaaatatatattcatatgaaTTCATACACACATGATTAAAATAAAATTCTTTAAATTAATCTAAATAAATATATGATACTAAATTAATaccacaatattttttttaaataaaatatgttcttcccataatatttttttacattcataaaaaaaaaaattatactacctATTGATTGTGATTAAAAATGATTACTTCTGAATCATTTTTCAtatgtaaattaatatttatattatttaaggAGTATTTTGCAACATTCCATTTAAACACATAAGTTGTAGACGAATCAACAAAGGATGATGAGACAAATGATTAAGCTACATGTCGGTTGCgttgaaaaatatattatgcTCATATTATTATGCAGCACGTACTAAAATACCAGTCAAAAAAATACGCAAGTAAACCGTGTACGATACGACCCAGTTTTGTTAGTTTGGGTTGTGAGACCGACCATTAAGCAAGCGCCACCTAGCTCTACGTGGCTGCTAAACGACACCGTCTTTTAATTTTAATCCACATCTCAGTTGTTCACGCACGGTTACCATACATGATAGACccgaacccaaaaaaaaaaagtgttgggTGGTATCCAAACAAAAATACTAGTACAAAAATGGCTTTATATAAGTGTCAAATACATGACGAAATTAAGGTGTTGTAGTTTCTGATATTTATGAATGTGAGAATTGGGAAGCTTCTTGTTTTAGCGGTTGGGCTTCCATATCTTTCGTTTgtgtaaatatatgtttatatatatatatatagagagagagagagagagagagaagaattaTTTTTGATTTGGCATAAAGAATAGAAAATATGTTGGAAGGGAAGGGTATGATCAAGGAAACAGACATGGCTAATCAGAAGATGCAGACTCAAGCTATGGCTTGTGCTTCTCATGCTCTTGATATCTATGATGTTAATGACTGCATCTCCATAGCTGCCCACATCAAAAAGGTAtcaacatattatatatatttattttctttataattttgATTAAACACATGTTCTtatcattaaaaatatatatatatatatatatcgaaaggcatgataaataattataatttatagcCAAAATTGTATGAATTTTGTCAGGAATTTGATAAGAATTATGGGAGCGGATGGCAATGCGTGGTGGGTTCTAATTTCGGTTGTTTCTTCACACATGCACCTGGGACTTTCATATATTTTGGCCTTGAGACCCTCAATTTTCTTATCTTCAAGGGAACCTCTTCTTGATACATCTTGATatacatacacacacatatatgcatatatacagagagagaaagagatcgGGTCCCTAACTAGGTCATCTTGAATGTATAACATGGTGCGTTAGTGAGATTCTTATATACACCACAATAGACGATAGGTAGAATTAAGAAGCTGTTTTTTAGTTCTCTTTCTCATGGTGTGTTATTGTAGTTTGTAGTTAAATATCTGTGTTATAGTTATGGATGGAAGAAAAAGATAATATTTTACTTCGTTATACAAATGCATAATCATTGTCAACTGGGATATTTTGATAGTATTCAGTTTTCAAATTCCAAAGCATAAAGATAACCATCACCATCATAATCTCCCGTTGGAAATTAATAAATGGTTTGAATACTTGCAATTTGAATACAAAAGCACAAGGTTTTGATTTGAAAAAGTCATGGCAGAGTAGACTCGCCAGCCATTCTGGAAGAAGACAAAAGGGAAAAGGTCCCACCCCAGGCCCTTGGCCCTTGGGAAATTgacatataaattaaaaaataaataatattttttctcCTCCAACTATCCTTGAAATATGCCGCTGCATGATCATCTCTCTTGAATAATTTGCAATGTTAAAAATTCTTCCGAATTATTCACTTTACTCAAATATGAGACTTTTTTTAAATTTCATCTTaagtggctaacagattgatgatgtaATATAGCAGTGTCTTATGTAGAATAATTACAAATTTTGcccccgaactttgaccactatCAAATTAATTGCTGTATCATTTTTATTaagattaatttaattttttgctttttaaaagtgataattaaatccttaaaaacaaaataaaaatcattttaaaaaattaagaaaataaacaatagtaaaagtttcaaattaattaaataaaattcaaactcaaaaattaaaaatcaaattaatagcaaataatttttttttactttttcttttcttttacaatataaataactatattttaatataaaaattaaaaaataaatcttaaaACAAAGTTTTTTCCCCTCCTcttcttaaattaaaatttttatttatttatttaagtcttttgtagtccacctctttaattaaaagttttttctttgttttatagtatttattttaagtgttcattctaaaataattttaattaatattgtaaaagaaaaagtaaaaaatagttatttgttgataattaaattttttatttattatggatgtaattattatttttaagaaaaaacatagatatatatttataaaaggggtataatttggtagtggtcaaagttctgGGAACAAAAATTGATAATTACTCTACACATGATATTGCCACATCAACAGACAAAATACTACATCATCACTCCGTTAGccactgttgacggtaagaactcgtcaacgattgatggttagaaaacttcaatctctatactctaggaagctatgaattagatagaaagaactctaaacaacaggagaaaaactCAGGcgagcatgagaaccagaagcatatatttcttaagtctcgtttttacattcagttttccaaccccttagcctgaggggttggagcctatttataggggggaggggctctattggcccaggatacaaacaggtcccagaccacagggacgtacataggtattctgatagtgtagtggcccagggcgtagtggtgtctaccctgatggtgtcagagtcgtggcccaggacaaagtactgtcggctctggcgtatggtcgggggtgtccaagtggtaccactgcgcttcgtacaggtccgtaccgccactactcctcagacgcagatcatagggtcgtgcctctgttctttccataatcgtacaccccgtgtcagcgcacgtgttccgtactcggttgtcctcatcaattcccgttcaatgctccatgttcgttagacatgtcaacaagattcccccaagtgatctcgtgcctatgccaaggaggcttcaacctatgcatgtcctgagaagtcaaggtgtcaagggtcagggccggcttatgcgggtcacatggacacgagactcgcagtatggacgccgtggcaaggccacaccctcgcatagcgagggtacctcgcgtagcgaggctggtccTTTTCCCCCAGGCGTAGGCATGGCTTAGGACACGGGCATCgtaacaaggcagcaccctcgcatagccagggtccctcgcatagcgaggctgcctttccttcccccgggtgcagcatcgcgaggctaggggcatggatgccaccacgaagcctcaccctcgcataacgagggtgcctcgtgtagcgaggctgaccttcttctcctgagtgtagacgaggcttgatgcctgctggaatggggcgcacgcggatgaccagctggggaccctcgcatagcgagggtgaagtttggattggcaagtggccgaagtccctcgcctagtgagggtgactctcttaccccaactccctcaccatcgtgtgatgccctttcaggatgtctcgtagtatagagcttcactcgtgaatagaattcacaaggaaaaaattccacatttacacttccccccgagtctataagtacacttttaagtgtgtttgtagactctctctatttttcttgcttgacacgcacggccagccttgggggacttagccttggaaattttTCCAACGTCGCTCGAAGAGGCCCGAAGTAtggcttggagttgtgtttcttctTAGTGTTTGAAGAAACACAATAGCCACCTAATACTTGGGGGCTCCACGTAAGTTCCTAAGGTTGCGTAAGGACTAATCATCCTCAATCGCAGAACCCAAGTTTCGAAGCCACTTGTCCACACCAAGATCTGCGTAGCCTAGtggcatgctctccaacttattttcacgagttcaagggttctatcctcctccaaagcTCTTGAGGTGCTCTAGTAGATCCCTCTTATTGCTGTTGTTCGTGGAtcacatatttttctttgatctgatggcgataatctttccggtgcaccttgattatacttgtaaggacacattaacccgttgggctgttggggtccttttatattcattgcgcgcgcttgttattttttgcgagaagcgtccttctcgtccttatacatagtactattttttccaagggtcacttgtaagaccctttttggctagccggcttaatggccgatctagacttattgggcgattccctccttacggcctcacctcttggggtgtcggcctttagttagaggtcatccttttagaccgttcctttgatattcataagggtagctaatccttttgaatataagagagatttttttttttttttttttcatgcctcctgtcctaccccccaagtgcttggtgagatttaattcagcaggcagttcggttgatgctcgcatgaaaaagaaaaaatcacatgtgaagttgtgaacattttcatttatagtaATAAGATTACAACGACATGCATATAGAGGGCTTACATTTACTTAGGGGTtatgtaggtaacctctttgattctcgtctactgagatagcctatcctgcgacaaactaaacacagctactgcctgtgttgggagtggaagtcttactggtagtatttcctcaggtgttccgcgttccatgctcggggtatgatggtgtcgtccatgcgcgccaacttgtaagtgttcgggggtatgcactgagccacctgatagggcccctcccaattcgcccccagcactcctgcgcctgggtctcgtgtgtttgggagtactTTCCTTAGCACTAGGTCGcccactctgaaagttctctctcgcaccctcgaattgtagtaccttgcggcgcgctgctggtataccgccaccctcatttgggctttttctctcttctcctccagcatgtctaagctttcagCCAGGGCTACatggttggcttcgtctccatacgcctgtaccctgtgggactcgactcgcatctcgactgggagcacggcctcgcacccataggccagggagaaaggggactccccagtagtcgtgcgtggggtggttctgtaggcccacagcacatttggtagctcatctgcccaggctcccttcatcttttccagctttttctttaggttcttcttaaggaccctgttgatggcctccacttgcccattggcctgggggtgcacaaccgcggagaagctcctccttatgcctctttccttacaatattcatcgaaagctcctccctcgaactgggtaccattgtcggaaataatcttgtagggtactccatatcgacacacaatgaatttgttgacgaaagaggtgatgtgtttggcggttatcttcacaaggggttccgcttctacccacttagtgaaataatccaccgcCACTActgcgtacttcgctccacccctccctgtaggaagagcgccgattaagtctattccccagatagcgaagggccaggggctggtcatgctggtcagttcgcttgggggtttccgagggtaattggcgtgcctctggcatttgtcgcattttgtggcaaagtcatgcgcatctttctccatggaaggccagtagtatccttgtctcatggccttcctagccgtggagggtccgctctcgtggttgccgcactctccctcatgtatctcctgtaacaccttcaacgcctcctcttcttctacacaccgcaggagtggcattaagaatcctcttttgtaaaggaccccatttaccagggtgtatcttgcggccttgtacaccaatctccgggattcgtttttatccgcaggcaaggttccttcttccaggtacctcttgattggctcggtccatgattcccttgggacgctaatcatgtgcacgtctgcgccttcgatgctgggttttggtaagtactccacgggtattgattccaagacatcactatccttggtggatgccagctttgcgagtgcatcggcatgggtgttcttttctctggggatttgctctatagtatatgccaccaatcgccccagatagcccttcaccctcgccaagtatgctgccatcttgggtccccttgcctggtactctccctttacttggcataccaccaactgagagtcgctgaagatttgaaggcgcgtcactctcagttcctgggccaaacgcaggccagctaagagcgcctcgtactctgcctcattattggaggcctcaaacccaaatcggattgcgcaatacattctatgtccctcgggcccagtcatcatgatgcccgctcctaatcctccttcatttgacgccccatcaacgtgcaaactccactcctctacaCCTCCTAGTTCTTTCTCCATAACAGACAGCTCCCCTCCTTCactccttccttcattcggctggtgggtgagctctactataaaatctgccagcacctgtccattgatggaggcccttggagtgtatacaatatcaaattgacttagttcgatcgaccatttcattagtctccccgAAGTCTCAGGCTTATGCAAGACCTGTCTTAACGGACTATCTGTTaggacttcaattgtatgtgcatggaagtaaggcctcaactttctcgaagccaccactagcgcataggccaacttttcgatctctggataccgactctctgcgtccaccaaacgcttgttGATATAATATACAGgttgttgttgcttcttctctcccttaaccaaagctgcgctgatggcatgctcagacactgctaagtacaggtacagcttctcgcccttctctggctttgccaacaggggtggcttccccaggtgctctttcagcttgacgAATGCTTCCtcgcatctttcatcccaagcgaactttttgctccctttgaggatgtcaaagaatgggaggcacttgtcagtggacctggagataaacctgttaagggccgctacccttcccgttaggcactgcacctcctttttATTCTTCGGCGagctcatctctattagtgcctttatcttgtcaggattggcttcgatgcccctggaattgaccatgaagcccaagaattttcctgaggataccccgaaggtgcacttgactgggttcaacttcatccggtatttccttagcgtgtcaaacatctcaccaaggtctttgttgagctccgttgcttctttggtcttcactaacatgtcatccacatacacctccatattccttcctatctgattggcgaacattttattcaccagcctctgataggtggcccctgcgtttttgagcccgaagggcatcaccttgtaacagtagagccctttgtctgtaatgaatgacgtgtgctcttcatctgccgggttcattgggatttggttgtatcctgagtaggcgtccatgaaacttagtaactcatgtcctgctgtcgcgtctactagctgatctatcctgggaagtgggaagctgtccttaggacaagctttattcaagttcgtgaaatcgacgcaagttctccacttcccatttggcttcggcacgagtactgggtttgatacccacacagggtagaaagactcacggatgaacccgttggccttcaacttgtcgacctcttcctttaatgctgcgtatctcgttgggtctagcgcccgcctcttttgcctgacgggccttgcttctggggagatgttcaggtggtggcacatcacactggggtctatgcccaccatgtcctcatgactccatgcaaacacgtctagattatctttaaaaaatttcatcaattcctccttcacgtcaccttgcaggctcctccctatcttcaatttccttaagggttcttccgtcactgtaacctcctctacttcttccactggtgctgctcttgactcatccacgacccgagggtccagctcctgtggACCCCCTGTGGGCgtacatagcgcctcatgtatcaccatggccgtTGGCTCAGGCGGCTTtacaggcgtgcggagtgaggtgttgtaacactccctcgcctccttctgttctcccttcatacttgcgacccctcctggagtcgggaacttgacaaccaagtgatatattgaagttatggctttcaactctttcagggagggtctccccaataccgcgttgaaagctgatgcacaatctactacaacaaagttagacatgactgtagtttgtcggggttgctcccccatggtaagtgtcagttcgatcattccaaggggttgtactgagtcccatgtgaatccgtatagggacgactggcagggcttcagatgacgaatgcccagtcccatcttttccaaagcagggcgatataggatgtccactgagctcccgttgtccactaggactcgatgcacacgcatgttcgccaattgaactgtcaacaccagcggatcattgtggggaaagtgtacccctcgtgcgtcctcctcagtgaaggtgatcgaatcgttttctcccttgaagcttttcgggggtcgttgttccaaactcatgacacagggtggtggacttcgcctggcttctctagcataccgatcTCGTCCTCTGCGGGAGTCCCCTccaaaccccggacctccgaaaatagttccCACTTCTCCCCGGGTCTCTGGAGCATCTCTTTGCATCTTAGATATCACTGGCTCATCCTCCGtcttcggcctttctctcctaggggtgttactggtggagtgcctGGTCCTCCCGTCgcctactgggacagtggtttcccgacccttctcttccctcttgggcagggtcacattCGActttccttgcaccaggccatttagcaccccccgcatgttctccaaggtagtctccagtctttggtttttacggtgcagttcatgaatctcctcttcatagaaacgagatttagaactcgagctcacggaatagACCCGGGGTTGCTTATCATGTCGAcccgtcgaggggcccgggtcttgccggccggagttcggtatcTGTAGCAATTTAGggggagggaactcgttggcctTCCCGAGTGGtacagtagttgtccttggaggattctcaccagGCGGggaggccggtgacgaggcctccctgTCATTATCGTGAACCACAGGGTCCCTTGGGAGCTCTgcgtctcggggtggaggtggatccatcatggaggccttcagttggactccggtaaggtggacctccacctctcgaggctccctgagtcgcttcgaacgtcttgacatttctccttgccggaagtaatggaagAATAGTAGCTTgttgcttacgttcccacagacggcgccaaactgttgacggtaagaactcgtcaacgattgatggttagaaaacttcaatctctatactctaggaagctatgaattagatagaaagaactctaaacaacaggagaaacaCTCAGGcgagcatgagaaccagaagcatatatttcttaagtctcgtttttacattcagttttccaaccccttagcctgaggggttggagcctatttataggggggaggggctctattggcccaggatacaaacaggtcccagaccacagggacgtacacaggtattctgatagtgtagtggcccagggcgtagtggtgtctaccctgatggtgtcagagtcgtggcccaggacaaagtactgtcggctctggcgtatggtcgggggtgtccaagtggtaccactacgcttcgtacaggtccgtaccgccactactcctcagacgcagatcatagggtcgtgcctctgttctttccataatcgtacaccccgtgtcagcgcacgtgttccgtactcggttgtcctcatcaattcccgttcaatgctccatgttcgttagaCATGCCAACAAGATTcccccaagtgatctcgtgcctatgccaaggaggcttcaacctatgcatgtcctgagaagtcaaggtgtcaagggtcagggccggcttatgcgggtcacatggacacgagactcgcagtatggacgccgtggcaaggccacaccctcgcatagcgagggtacctcgcgtagcgaggctggtccTTTTCCCCCAGGCGTAGGCATGGCTTAGGACACGGGCATCgtaacaaggcagcaccctcgcatagccagggtccctcgcatagcgaggctgcctttccttcccccgggtgcagcgtcgcgaggctaggggcatggatgccaccacgaagcctcaccctcgcataacgagggtgcctcgtgtagcgaggctgaccttcttctcctgagtgtagacgaggcttgatgcctgctggaatggggcgcacgcggatgaccagctggggaccctcgcatagcgagggtgaagtttggattggcaagtggccgaagtccctcgcctagtgagggtgactctcttaccccaactccctcaccatcgtgtgatgccctttcaggatgtctcgtagtatagagcttcactcgtgaatagaattcacaaggaaaaaattccacatttacagCCACATATATGACGAAATCTAGCAGAAGTCCCATAttttagtaacgtgcatagttcaggAGAAATTTTTAACATCGTGAATCATTCAGGGGCACAATTATACaatggtcatagttcggggggcaaaaattCTATTTATTGTAAATTCAATTTACGTGGTATTGTCGCATCAGCGACcaaaatgccacatcatcattccATTAGCCacctaaatcaaaatataaaagAAGCCTCGTATTTGAGTAACATGTATAGTTAGTAAAATTTTTAACATTGTGAATTATTCGGTAGACAAAATTTGAATCAGTCATAGTTGAGGGGCCAAAATACAATTTATTcatatcaaaataattaattcaattcAATGATGGGATTAATTCACCTAATAACTTAGTCACGTACACAAATTTAACATAattttatctattttatttttgACATATAATTAACTAtccattattttataatttttctcATATATTTCATAATCCAATAATATCTAATGTGATCATATTTTTGAAACACCATACAGTactaataaatatcatttcatcTTAGTATCGTTCCAAAGTCTTAATTTGACATTGCTATTCAACCTGGGTTGAATAGCCTCATGATCCATATGGTTATTAATTATTGGTTTTTAGATTTTgtacaagtaaaaaaaaattattaaatttacgGAACAAATATTTGAAAACAAAACCCAATAACATTCGGCCACATCAACTCGGGATGAAAATTCTATCCGGTTATTGAATATTTTCCCTCATTCAAATaaaaatgacatatatatatatacactccaTATTAAAGATTTCAAATTTCAATGTAATTAGTAAAAGTTACACATATTTATGGTGtaattctaatttttattttaggAAATTATAGTGTATACTGTAATTGtattaaaaatgacatttttatagTTAAACGGAAATTATAACATTATATgagaaaatactattttgatcCCTCTATTTTTCTCGAATATGCGATCGGttcttgtgttttgttaaatgacaattcagactttgtgttttacaaaatagatcaaaatagtaccatggacctgattttggtcaaaatattttcaattataagatcaatttttgTGTCGTTAGTGATGTGATGGGTTCAGAGAAGCGAAAAAAGTGATCGAGGAGCTGAGAATGAAATATtacatttgatttttttttaccaaaattgggcataaagtactattttgatctattttgtaaacACATAGTTGTTGATGCTGTTTTTCGTCAAGTTAAATcgcagagcaattaaacaatataaactaCAGTGCGAACGAATAATAAAGAGGaacaagaaggtttttacgtgg
The genomic region above belongs to Humulus lupulus chromosome 1, drHumLupu1.1, whole genome shotgun sequence and contains:
- the LOC133803774 gene encoding uncharacterized protein LOC133803774, producing MLEGKGMIKETDMANQKMQTQAMACASHALDIYDVNDCISIAAHIKKEFDKNYGSGWQCVVGSNFGCFFTHAPGTFIYFGLETLNFLIFKGTSS